Proteins encoded by one window of Sardina pilchardus chromosome 7, fSarPil1.1, whole genome shotgun sequence:
- the LOC134087662 gene encoding integrin beta-7-like isoform X3, producing the protein MNWVWFSAAVLIFCRHATGAQGKCKSQSTCSACVSTAGCAWCKQRDFLMPGEATKHRCDTEDNLWRRNCSEVINPRPSTLTIRDETFWSDQGRVVQLRPQKLHIKLRLGVPHTFNVMFKRAEGSPIDLYYLMDLSFSMRDDLDIVHKLGHQIVSALKNVSSSVRIGLGGFVEKAIDPFINTVEAVKNRPCNKGYKGACQPSFSFKHVLQLTEDVTEFTRKAGNESISSNKDNPEAGFDALMQVAVCQDQIGWGDVTRILVYTSDGVYHLAGDGKLAGLYYPNDGKCHLNSEGFYDMATYFDYPSIAHVAEALSNHHIKLIFAVTKEHLEQYTAVSKLIPQSVVGVLEKDSSNVVQLISKAYDDLSSTILLEHHRVPPGIDVSYVSQCSDGTQSQSENRGACSHTMINDQVNFTVTVASSACLHEPTSFLLKVQGLNEELQVTVETLCNCDCNDTESFSPQCTSKGTLTCGVCSCDEGRMGQSCECERQEHKDTMLALDEKCVGPNSSQPCSGQGSCLCGMCICRRNIRGQYCQCDDTSCNRHNNIICGGNGKCSCGTCECNPNYSGPACECSTLTDQCHTGGGDLCSHNGHCECNKCQCDPDFFGRHCSQIRAPCFKFNCKWRRLHKCMWGCKAYYQNE; encoded by the exons ATGAACTGGGTGTGGTTCAGTGCAGCTGTTCTGATATTCTGTCGTCACGCAACAG GTGCACAGGGAAAGTGCAAGTCCCAATCAACATGCTCTGCCTGTGTGAGCACTGCAGGTTGTGCTTGGTGTAAGCAGAGG GACTTCCTGATGCCTGGTGAGGCAACCAAGCATCGGTGTGATACAGAAGACAACCTGTGGAGGAGGAACTGCTCAGAGGTCATAAACCCCAGGCCTAGCACACTCACCATCAGAGACGAGACCTTTTGGAGTGACCAAGGAAGAGTAGTCCAGCTCCGGCCACAGAAGCTCCACATCAAGCTTAGACTCG GAGTTCCCCATACATTCAATGTGATGTTTAAGAGAGCGGAGGGCTCCCCCATTGACCTGTATTACCTCATGGATCTCTCCTTCTCAATGAGGGATGATCTGGACATCGTCCACAAATTGGGCCACCAGATTGTCTCAGCGCTGAAAAACGTCTCCAGTTCTGTCAGgattg GTTTGGGAGGTTTTGTGGAGAAGGCAATAGATCCCTTCATCAACACAGTTGAGGCAGTGAAAAACAGACCCTGCAACAAGGGATATAAAGGGGCCTGTCAGCCTTCCTTCAGCTTTAAGCATGTCCTGCAACTCACTGAGGATGTAACTGAATTCACAAGGAAGGCTGGGAATGAGTCCATCTCTTCTAATAAAGACAATCCCGAGGCAGGCTTTGATGCTTTAATGCAGGTTGCTGTCTGCCAG GATCAAATAGGCTGGGGGGATGTGACACGGATCTTGGTCTACACTTCTGATGGTGTCTATCATCTGGCTGGAGATGGAAAACTAGCCGGTCTCTACTACCCAAATGATGGAAAGTGTCATCTTAACAGCGAGGGATTCTACGACATGGCCACATACTTT GACTATCCCTCCATCGCCCATGTTGCTGAGGCTCTCTCTAACCACCACATCAAACTCATCTTTGCGGTGACTAAAGAACACCTAGAGCAGTATACG GCTGTGAGTAAGCTCATCCCACAGTCTGTAGTAGGTGTGTTGGAGAAGGATTCCAGCAATGTAGTCCAGCTCATCTCTAAAGCCTATGAT GATCTATCATCCACAATACTGCTGGAGCACCATAGAGTTCCACCAGGTATAGATGTCTCCTATGTCTCTCAGTGCAGTGATGGCACACAATCCCAAAGTGAGAACAGAGGGGCATGCAGTCATACTATGATAAATGATCAG GTGAATTTCACAGTGACCGTAGCTAGCTCCGCTTGCCTGCATGAGCCAACATCATTCCTCCTCAAAGTGCAGGGTCTCAATGAGGAGCTGCAGGTAACCGTGGAGACTCTCTGTAACTGTGATTGCAATGACACAGAGTCCTTTTCCCCTCAGTGTACGAGCAAAGGAACTCTCACCTGTGGGGTCTGCAG CTGTGATGAAGGGCGTATGGGCCAgagttgtgagtgtgagaggcaGGAGCACAAGGACACCATGCTTGCGCTGGACGAGAAGTGCGTCGGTCCGAACAGCTCCCAGCCATGCAGTGGACAAGGGAGTTGCCTGTGTGGCATGTGCATATGCAGACGGAACATCAGAGGGCAGTACTGCCAGTGTGACGACACCAGCTGCAATCGGCACAACAATATCATCTGTGGGG GAAATGGAAAGTGTAGCTGTGGTACGTGTGAGTGCAATCCCAATTACTCTGGCCCTGCCTGTGAATGCTCAACATTGACTGACCAGTGccacacaggaggaggtgatCTGTGTAGCCACAATGGACACTGTGAATGCAACAAATGCCAGTGTGACCCAGATTTCTTTGGGAGACACTGCTCTCAAATTAGAGCTCCTTGTTTCAAGTTCAA ttGCAAATGGAGAAGATTGCACAAATGCATGTGGGGGTGTAAAGCATATTACCAAAATGAATGA
- the LOC134087662 gene encoding integrin beta-7-like isoform X2, protein MNWVWFSAAVLIFCRHATGAQGKCKSQSTCSACVSTAGCAWCKQRDFLMPGEATKHRCDTEDNLWRRNCSEVINPRPSTLTIRDETFWSDQGRVVQLRPQKLHIKLRLGVPHTFNVMFKRAEGSPIDLYYLMDLSFSMRDDLDIVHKLGHQIVSALKNVSSSVRIGLGGFVEKAIDPFINTVEAVKNRPCNKGYKGACQPSFSFKHVLQLTEDVTEFTRKAGNESISSNKDNPEAGFDALMQVAVCQDQIGWGDVTRILVYTSDGVYHLAGDGKLAGLYYPNDGKCHLNSEGFYDMATYFDYPSIAHVAEALSNHHIKLIFAVTKEHLEQYTAVSKLIPQSVVGVLEKDSSNVVQLISKAYDDLSSTILLEHHRVPPGIDVSYVSQCSDGTQSQSENRGACSHTMINDQCTSKGTLTCGVCSCDEGRMGQSCECERQEHKDTMLALDEKCVGPNSSQPCSGQGSCLCGMCICRRNIRGQYCQCDDTSCNRHNNIICGGNGKCSCGTCECNPNYSGPACECSTLTDQCHTGGGDLCSHNGHCECNKCQCDPDFFGRHCSQIRAPCFKFKPCVLCTVANGEDCTNACGGVKHITKMNESTPLVCFDETVHYNVEMDMADGSIRILYVLKPSKMYVIYLLISTATGGVVVIGLIGITICKIMFEII, encoded by the exons ATGAACTGGGTGTGGTTCAGTGCAGCTGTTCTGATATTCTGTCGTCACGCAACAG GTGCACAGGGAAAGTGCAAGTCCCAATCAACATGCTCTGCCTGTGTGAGCACTGCAGGTTGTGCTTGGTGTAAGCAGAGG GACTTCCTGATGCCTGGTGAGGCAACCAAGCATCGGTGTGATACAGAAGACAACCTGTGGAGGAGGAACTGCTCAGAGGTCATAAACCCCAGGCCTAGCACACTCACCATCAGAGACGAGACCTTTTGGAGTGACCAAGGAAGAGTAGTCCAGCTCCGGCCACAGAAGCTCCACATCAAGCTTAGACTCG GAGTTCCCCATACATTCAATGTGATGTTTAAGAGAGCGGAGGGCTCCCCCATTGACCTGTATTACCTCATGGATCTCTCCTTCTCAATGAGGGATGATCTGGACATCGTCCACAAATTGGGCCACCAGATTGTCTCAGCGCTGAAAAACGTCTCCAGTTCTGTCAGgattg GTTTGGGAGGTTTTGTGGAGAAGGCAATAGATCCCTTCATCAACACAGTTGAGGCAGTGAAAAACAGACCCTGCAACAAGGGATATAAAGGGGCCTGTCAGCCTTCCTTCAGCTTTAAGCATGTCCTGCAACTCACTGAGGATGTAACTGAATTCACAAGGAAGGCTGGGAATGAGTCCATCTCTTCTAATAAAGACAATCCCGAGGCAGGCTTTGATGCTTTAATGCAGGTTGCTGTCTGCCAG GATCAAATAGGCTGGGGGGATGTGACACGGATCTTGGTCTACACTTCTGATGGTGTCTATCATCTGGCTGGAGATGGAAAACTAGCCGGTCTCTACTACCCAAATGATGGAAAGTGTCATCTTAACAGCGAGGGATTCTACGACATGGCCACATACTTT GACTATCCCTCCATCGCCCATGTTGCTGAGGCTCTCTCTAACCACCACATCAAACTCATCTTTGCGGTGACTAAAGAACACCTAGAGCAGTATACG GCTGTGAGTAAGCTCATCCCACAGTCTGTAGTAGGTGTGTTGGAGAAGGATTCCAGCAATGTAGTCCAGCTCATCTCTAAAGCCTATGAT GATCTATCATCCACAATACTGCTGGAGCACCATAGAGTTCCACCAGGTATAGATGTCTCCTATGTCTCTCAGTGCAGTGATGGCACACAATCCCAAAGTGAGAACAGAGGGGCATGCAGTCATACTATGATAAATGATCAG TGTACGAGCAAAGGAACTCTCACCTGTGGGGTCTGCAG CTGTGATGAAGGGCGTATGGGCCAgagttgtgagtgtgagaggcaGGAGCACAAGGACACCATGCTTGCGCTGGACGAGAAGTGCGTCGGTCCGAACAGCTCCCAGCCATGCAGTGGACAAGGGAGTTGCCTGTGTGGCATGTGCATATGCAGACGGAACATCAGAGGGCAGTACTGCCAGTGTGACGACACCAGCTGCAATCGGCACAACAATATCATCTGTGGGG GAAATGGAAAGTGTAGCTGTGGTACGTGTGAGTGCAATCCCAATTACTCTGGCCCTGCCTGTGAATGCTCAACATTGACTGACCAGTGccacacaggaggaggtgatCTGTGTAGCCACAATGGACACTGTGAATGCAACAAATGCCAGTGTGACCCAGATTTCTTTGGGAGACACTGCTCTCAAATTAGAGCTCCTTGTTTCAAGTTCAA accttgtgtcctgtgtacagttGCAAATGGAGAAGATTGCACAAATGCATGTGGGGGTGTAAAGCATATTACCAAAATGAATGAATCTACACCACTTGTTTGCTTTGATGAGACAGTTCATTATAATGTGGAGATGGACATGGCAGATGGAAGTATCCGTATACTCTATGTTCTAAAGCCCA GTAAAATGTATGTGATTTACCTTCTCATCAGCACTGCAACCGGTGGTGTTGTTGTCATTGGCTTGATTGGCATCACAATCTGCAAAATTATGTTTGAAATCATCTAA
- the LOC134087662 gene encoding integrin beta-7-like isoform X1 encodes MNWVWFSAAVLIFCRHATGAQGKCKSQSTCSACVSTAGCAWCKQRDFLMPGEATKHRCDTEDNLWRRNCSEVINPRPSTLTIRDETFWSDQGRVVQLRPQKLHIKLRLGVPHTFNVMFKRAEGSPIDLYYLMDLSFSMRDDLDIVHKLGHQIVSALKNVSSSVRIGLGGFVEKAIDPFINTVEAVKNRPCNKGYKGACQPSFSFKHVLQLTEDVTEFTRKAGNESISSNKDNPEAGFDALMQVAVCQDQIGWGDVTRILVYTSDGVYHLAGDGKLAGLYYPNDGKCHLNSEGFYDMATYFDYPSIAHVAEALSNHHIKLIFAVTKEHLEQYTAVSKLIPQSVVGVLEKDSSNVVQLISKAYDDLSSTILLEHHRVPPGIDVSYVSQCSDGTQSQSENRGACSHTMINDQVNFTVTVASSACLHEPTSFLLKVQGLNEELQVTVETLCNCDCNDTESFSPQCTSKGTLTCGVCSCDEGRMGQSCECERQEHKDTMLALDEKCVGPNSSQPCSGQGSCLCGMCICRRNIRGQYCQCDDTSCNRHNNIICGGNGKCSCGTCECNPNYSGPACECSTLTDQCHTGGGDLCSHNGHCECNKCQCDPDFFGRHCSQIRAPCFKFKPCVLCTVANGEDCTNACGGVKHITKMNESTPLVCFDETVHYNVEMDMADGSIRILYVLKPSKMYVIYLLISTATGGVVVIGLIGITICKIMFEII; translated from the exons ATGAACTGGGTGTGGTTCAGTGCAGCTGTTCTGATATTCTGTCGTCACGCAACAG GTGCACAGGGAAAGTGCAAGTCCCAATCAACATGCTCTGCCTGTGTGAGCACTGCAGGTTGTGCTTGGTGTAAGCAGAGG GACTTCCTGATGCCTGGTGAGGCAACCAAGCATCGGTGTGATACAGAAGACAACCTGTGGAGGAGGAACTGCTCAGAGGTCATAAACCCCAGGCCTAGCACACTCACCATCAGAGACGAGACCTTTTGGAGTGACCAAGGAAGAGTAGTCCAGCTCCGGCCACAGAAGCTCCACATCAAGCTTAGACTCG GAGTTCCCCATACATTCAATGTGATGTTTAAGAGAGCGGAGGGCTCCCCCATTGACCTGTATTACCTCATGGATCTCTCCTTCTCAATGAGGGATGATCTGGACATCGTCCACAAATTGGGCCACCAGATTGTCTCAGCGCTGAAAAACGTCTCCAGTTCTGTCAGgattg GTTTGGGAGGTTTTGTGGAGAAGGCAATAGATCCCTTCATCAACACAGTTGAGGCAGTGAAAAACAGACCCTGCAACAAGGGATATAAAGGGGCCTGTCAGCCTTCCTTCAGCTTTAAGCATGTCCTGCAACTCACTGAGGATGTAACTGAATTCACAAGGAAGGCTGGGAATGAGTCCATCTCTTCTAATAAAGACAATCCCGAGGCAGGCTTTGATGCTTTAATGCAGGTTGCTGTCTGCCAG GATCAAATAGGCTGGGGGGATGTGACACGGATCTTGGTCTACACTTCTGATGGTGTCTATCATCTGGCTGGAGATGGAAAACTAGCCGGTCTCTACTACCCAAATGATGGAAAGTGTCATCTTAACAGCGAGGGATTCTACGACATGGCCACATACTTT GACTATCCCTCCATCGCCCATGTTGCTGAGGCTCTCTCTAACCACCACATCAAACTCATCTTTGCGGTGACTAAAGAACACCTAGAGCAGTATACG GCTGTGAGTAAGCTCATCCCACAGTCTGTAGTAGGTGTGTTGGAGAAGGATTCCAGCAATGTAGTCCAGCTCATCTCTAAAGCCTATGAT GATCTATCATCCACAATACTGCTGGAGCACCATAGAGTTCCACCAGGTATAGATGTCTCCTATGTCTCTCAGTGCAGTGATGGCACACAATCCCAAAGTGAGAACAGAGGGGCATGCAGTCATACTATGATAAATGATCAG GTGAATTTCACAGTGACCGTAGCTAGCTCCGCTTGCCTGCATGAGCCAACATCATTCCTCCTCAAAGTGCAGGGTCTCAATGAGGAGCTGCAGGTAACCGTGGAGACTCTCTGTAACTGTGATTGCAATGACACAGAGTCCTTTTCCCCTCAGTGTACGAGCAAAGGAACTCTCACCTGTGGGGTCTGCAG CTGTGATGAAGGGCGTATGGGCCAgagttgtgagtgtgagaggcaGGAGCACAAGGACACCATGCTTGCGCTGGACGAGAAGTGCGTCGGTCCGAACAGCTCCCAGCCATGCAGTGGACAAGGGAGTTGCCTGTGTGGCATGTGCATATGCAGACGGAACATCAGAGGGCAGTACTGCCAGTGTGACGACACCAGCTGCAATCGGCACAACAATATCATCTGTGGGG GAAATGGAAAGTGTAGCTGTGGTACGTGTGAGTGCAATCCCAATTACTCTGGCCCTGCCTGTGAATGCTCAACATTGACTGACCAGTGccacacaggaggaggtgatCTGTGTAGCCACAATGGACACTGTGAATGCAACAAATGCCAGTGTGACCCAGATTTCTTTGGGAGACACTGCTCTCAAATTAGAGCTCCTTGTTTCAAGTTCAA accttgtgtcctgtgtacagttGCAAATGGAGAAGATTGCACAAATGCATGTGGGGGTGTAAAGCATATTACCAAAATGAATGAATCTACACCACTTGTTTGCTTTGATGAGACAGTTCATTATAATGTGGAGATGGACATGGCAGATGGAAGTATCCGTATACTCTATGTTCTAAAGCCCA GTAAAATGTATGTGATTTACCTTCTCATCAGCACTGCAACCGGTGGTGTTGTTGTCATTGGCTTGATTGGCATCACAATCTGCAAAATTATGTTTGAAATCATCTAA